From the genome of Monomorium pharaonis isolate MP-MQ-018 chromosome 1, ASM1337386v2, whole genome shotgun sequence:
TCAACGGTACCTCCTCTCGTCACGAGGCAAGCACGATACCGCTCGACGAACAATAATATGCAACAATAATAGGCAACACGCGATGACACGCTGCCTCGTCGACAACACGACCGAGTGGAGTGAACTCGACTCCTCGCAAATTGCTTACAGTTCGGCCGTCCTGACTATTTGGCCGTCTCGGCAAATGTATCGTAAAATTGTCCGCTCTTTACTAACATTTTTCCGCAACATATTCATTTATCACGGGCTTAATTATTTCCGGTTTCGCTAACCAGgtcctttttatttatttatttattttttttgttatagaggaaattaatttactttgctTACagcattaaatataacaaacaatTACATTCGTCATGCTAACTAAAATCGacatatatatagatacaCGCTATTCGCTGTGTCAGTCAAGGTCTTAGGTACGGTCGCATTTGATCAGGGGCTACCACTCCTGTATACGGTCGCTGTGTTAGCTGAAAACCATCAATGTCCGCTACAACGTATCGATCAAAGTCTAAGACCCTCTTCACTACGTAAGGGCCCTTAAATTTGggtattagttttttattaattccgACCGCAGTCTCAGAATTTCGGATCTCCACGTAATCGCCAACCTGATATCTACGCGCTGCCTTTCGTCTAAGATTATATCGCTCGGTACTCTCGCACTGTGCCCTTTCGATACTGGCTCGCGCCCGGTCCCGCATTGACTCGAGATCGCGCTCCAGTCCGGCATCCTCACTCAACTTCTCGCGCACGGCGTCGTTGAACGGACCTTTTTGCTCAAGGCCAAATAACAATCGGGATGGTATATTATTCGTCGCGCGACTAATCGTATTGTTTAGAGCATATTCAACTTTCTCTACTGCATGGTCCCAGCCGGAGGGCGTCTCACTCAATTTCGCCAGCATCGGCACTATTACTCTATTGAATTTTTCCACCTGGCCGTTCGCTCTCGGGGTGCCCACGGCAATCAGTATGTGCTCGATTGTCTCTGATCTAACAAACTCCCTGAACGATTCTGACGTGAAGCACGTACCCCTATCCGAGAT
Proteins encoded in this window:
- the LOC105833313 gene encoding uncharacterized protein LOC105833313, giving the protein MLAKLSETPSGWDHAVEKVEYALNNTISRATNNIPSRLLFGLEQKGPFNDAVREKLSEDAGLERDLESMRDRARASIERAQCESTERYNLRRKAARRYQVGDYVEIRNSETAVGINKKLIPKFKGPYVVKRVLDFDRYVVADIDGFQLTQRPYTGVVAPDQMRPYLRP